Proteins from a genomic interval of Pseudodesulfovibrio nedwellii:
- a CDS encoding HEAT repeat domain-containing protein produces MVECSEYLVLLGSDNKEVVRESAFKAGEKNCVEAVPKLAELLQTNHLGIQEAVDSSLRKIGGKEVVQAVIPLLRSDDAPVRNLAMDILREVGNQDISSLIALVLDEDADIRIFVSDILGSTKSLLAVDPLCNALLKDPEVNVRYQAAVSLGELGMTEAIPSLNQAIGDEEWVQYSVIEALTKIGHASSVDALVKALDSASDLVASMIIDALGELGNVKAVTMLLKRMNDSPTALRNKIVKAVVKILGGKSLTLLSDDERERFRQYLLVALRDEDVEIQDAAIQGLAYVGGEEASKGILQIAGALDQDLEQDRLQVIIAFLAEIGLTEALKVGLLGEDQGEAKVAVQVLSQIAPDECVEQNSICRVLMDAFWQVGLPLQRQIVSVVANRGRSQSKDFFIKVLNEHADGTVLKSAVYLLGEKLQLVEVIDNIFPLLNHQYDDVKEAALDACIAIGTPDVQERFRDMFTSENPVHRLMAVYALGKFSSVDNLAILQQAVEDEESDIRRVAVEALASFPDNKDTWLPLVLQRLNDESKDVRLTVVEILGQHYGEDTMPHLVDALNDEDDWVKIRAMDALGEHSSQEAAPLMVDMLEDSNRFVVMKAIEALGNIGGSKAFAALLQVTNSDEYELVSAAEEAIARIQEAQE; encoded by the coding sequence ATGGTGGAGTGCTCTGAATATCTTGTACTTTTGGGCAGTGACAACAAAGAGGTTGTCCGAGAAAGTGCTTTTAAGGCAGGCGAAAAAAATTGTGTCGAAGCTGTGCCCAAGCTGGCTGAACTGCTTCAGACAAATCATCTGGGTATTCAGGAGGCCGTGGATAGCTCCTTGCGAAAAATCGGTGGTAAGGAAGTCGTACAGGCGGTGATTCCGCTTCTGCGTTCTGATGACGCTCCGGTTCGTAATTTGGCCATGGACATCCTGCGTGAAGTTGGCAATCAGGATATTTCGTCCTTGATTGCATTGGTTCTGGATGAGGATGCGGATATCAGGATTTTCGTTTCGGACATTCTTGGCTCTACCAAAAGCCTTTTGGCTGTTGATCCCCTTTGCAATGCTTTACTGAAAGACCCTGAGGTCAATGTTCGGTATCAGGCCGCAGTGAGTCTCGGCGAGCTCGGTATGACCGAAGCTATTCCCAGTCTCAACCAGGCCATCGGCGACGAGGAGTGGGTGCAGTATTCCGTGATTGAAGCCTTGACGAAAATCGGCCATGCCAGCTCGGTAGACGCTCTGGTTAAAGCATTGGATTCCGCCTCTGATCTCGTTGCATCCATGATTATCGATGCGCTTGGTGAGCTTGGTAATGTCAAGGCGGTGACCATGCTGCTTAAACGTATGAATGATTCCCCCACCGCTTTGCGGAACAAGATAGTTAAGGCCGTGGTGAAGATTCTCGGCGGAAAATCTCTGACTTTGTTGAGTGACGACGAAAGAGAGCGGTTTAGGCAGTATTTGCTTGTGGCTCTTCGAGATGAAGATGTGGAAATTCAGGATGCCGCGATTCAGGGATTGGCCTATGTGGGAGGCGAAGAAGCTTCCAAGGGAATTTTACAAATTGCCGGGGCGTTGGATCAGGATCTTGAACAGGATCGGTTGCAGGTCATCATCGCGTTTCTGGCCGAAATCGGTTTGACTGAGGCTCTCAAGGTTGGTTTGCTTGGAGAAGACCAAGGCGAGGCAAAAGTTGCGGTTCAGGTTTTGTCACAAATTGCACCAGATGAATGTGTGGAGCAAAATAGTATCTGTCGGGTCCTTATGGATGCATTTTGGCAGGTAGGCTTGCCTTTGCAACGGCAGATCGTGAGTGTTGTTGCCAACAGAGGGCGGTCGCAGTCCAAGGACTTTTTTATCAAGGTTTTGAATGAGCATGCAGATGGTACTGTTTTGAAGAGTGCCGTGTATTTGCTTGGCGAAAAACTTCAGCTGGTTGAAGTTATTGATAATATTTTTCCTTTGTTGAACCATCAATACGATGATGTGAAGGAAGCCGCTCTGGACGCGTGTATCGCCATTGGAACTCCTGATGTGCAGGAACGTTTCAGGGATATGTTTACTAGCGAAAATCCTGTCCATCGTCTTATGGCCGTATACGCCTTGGGGAAATTTAGTTCAGTGGATAATCTGGCGATTCTTCAACAGGCAGTGGAAGACGAGGAGTCGGATATTCGGCGGGTGGCTGTTGAAGCTCTGGCCTCGTTTCCAGACAATAAGGACACATGGTTGCCGTTGGTGCTGCAAAGACTCAACGACGAGAGTAAGGATGTCCGTCTGACGGTTGTTGAAATTTTAGGTCAGCATTACGGTGAAGATACGATGCCGCACCTTGTCGATGCTTTGAACGATGAAGACGATTGGGTTAAGATTCGTGCCATGGATGCACTGGGCGAGCATTCCTCGCAGGAGGCCGCTCCTTTGATGGTTGACATGCTGGAGGATTCAAATCGGTTTGTGGTTATGAAGGCCATAGAAGCCCTGGGTAACATCGGTGGCTCAAAGGCGTTTGCCGCTTTGTTGCAAGTGACCAATAGTGATGAGTACGAATTGGTGAGTGCTGCAGAGGAAGCCATAGCCAGAATACAGGAAGCGCAGGAGTAG
- a CDS encoding CheR family methyltransferase, with product MSSLFSKTISLGKDLSITDQEFTNLRDYIYAECGIYVADNRKYLIENRLGNRLKKLNLKNFDEYYNLLRFDACRSAEIKRLFEVITTNETSFYRNPPQIKVFQREILSDVIAGCRRNGKKLRIWSAGCSTGEEPYTISMIAHEILRSEIGAWDIRITANDLSERVLESARRGVYNDYTLRTTPQEIVSRYFDSDEGQNKIKSEVKRLVSFGQINLKDRMQLKRVERSQIVFCRNVIIYFDDAMKKHVINAFYDNLLPGGYLIIGHSESLHNISRSFKPIHYPGAIIYKKEE from the coding sequence ATGTCGTCGTTGTTTTCCAAAACGATTTCTCTTGGGAAGGATCTTTCGATCACGGACCAGGAATTCACGAATTTGCGTGACTACATTTATGCCGAATGCGGTATCTATGTGGCCGATAATCGGAAATATCTGATTGAAAATAGGCTGGGAAACAGGCTTAAAAAACTGAACCTCAAAAATTTTGATGAATATTATAATTTGCTCCGGTTTGATGCGTGCCGGTCGGCAGAAATTAAGAGGCTCTTTGAGGTTATTACGACCAATGAGACCAGTTTTTATCGTAATCCACCGCAAATCAAGGTCTTTCAGAGGGAGATTTTGAGTGATGTTATTGCCGGATGTCGTCGTAATGGGAAAAAACTTCGTATCTGGTCGGCTGGATGTTCTACGGGTGAAGAGCCATATACTATTTCCATGATCGCTCATGAGATTCTCAGGAGTGAAATTGGGGCGTGGGATATCCGAATTACGGCAAATGATCTTTCGGAGCGAGTGTTGGAGTCCGCTCGTAGGGGCGTGTACAACGACTATACACTCAGGACCACTCCGCAGGAGATCGTATCCAGATATTTTGATTCTGATGAAGGCCAGAATAAAATTAAATCTGAGGTAAAGCGGTTGGTCAGTTTTGGGCAAATTAATCTCAAGGATCGTATGCAACTCAAGCGGGTTGAACGGTCTCAGATCGTTTTTTGTCGAAACGTGATTATTTATTTTGATGATGCAATGAAAAAGCATGTTATCAATGCCTTTTATGATAATTTGCTTCCTGGCGGTTATTTGATTATCGGGCATTCTGAGTCGCTGCATAATATTTCGCGCTCATTCAAGCCTATTCATTATCCTGGAGCCATCATCTACAAGAAGGAAGAGTAG
- a CDS encoding response regulator, with amino-acid sequence MAKHILIVDDSKTVRNLVAFIMKKEGFKVTTAEDGLDGLEKLYSLTEVDLIVSDVNMPRMDGLTFIKTVREQAAYRDIPIVVLSTEGQDRDVQTGLTVGANLYMVKPAQPEKLVRNVKMLLG; translated from the coding sequence ATGGCTAAACATATTCTGATAGTGGACGATTCTAAGACTGTACGGAATCTTGTGGCGTTTATCATGAAGAAAGAAGGCTTCAAGGTAACCACGGCGGAAGATGGGTTGGATGGCTTGGAAAAACTGTATAGTTTGACCGAGGTCGATCTTATTGTTTCGGATGTCAACATGCCCCGGATGGACGGTTTGACTTTTATCAAGACAGTCAGGGAGCAGGCGGCGTATCGGGATATTCCTATTGTCGTTCTTTCCACGGAAGGTCAGGACAGAGATGTTCAGACTGGCTTGACCGTGGGGGCAAATCTGTACATGGTCAAACCGGCGCAGCCTGAAAAACTTGTCAGAA